In Roseofilum casamattae BLCC-M143, one genomic interval encodes:
- the gmk gene encoding guanylate kinase, which translates to MTNTSHSGKLAVIAGPSGVGKGTLVRSLLQRHQEIYLSISMTTRSPREGEVDGRDYFFVSRDRFQQLVGENQLLEWAEFAGNCYGTPRAQIEDNIRQGRIVLLEIELEGARQIKDSFPEALRLFILPPSIAELERRLRSRQSDSPEAIARRLERATIEIAAADEFDRQIINDNLDEAIAEIESALFAD; encoded by the coding sequence ATGACGAATACCAGCCATTCGGGAAAACTCGCGGTCATTGCCGGACCGAGCGGAGTCGGGAAAGGAACCCTAGTGCGATCGCTCCTGCAACGCCATCAAGAGATTTATCTATCTATTTCGATGACCACTCGCTCGCCACGGGAGGGAGAAGTTGACGGTCGAGATTATTTCTTCGTCAGTCGCGATCGCTTTCAACAACTCGTGGGAGAGAATCAATTACTGGAATGGGCCGAGTTTGCCGGCAACTGTTACGGGACTCCACGAGCGCAAATTGAAGACAACATTCGTCAAGGAAGAATCGTATTACTAGAAATCGAACTCGAAGGCGCTCGGCAAATTAAAGACTCATTTCCCGAAGCTCTCAGACTATTTATTTTACCGCCTTCGATCGCCGAACTCGAGCGACGGTTGCGCTCTCGCCAAAGCGACTCCCCGGAAGCAATTGCCCGCCGTCTGGAGCGCGCGACGATCGAAATAGCGGCGGCCGATGAATTCGATCGGCAAATTATTAACGATAATTTGGATGAGGCGATCGCAGAGATTGAATCTGCTCTATTCGCTGATTAG
- a CDS encoding NACHT domain-containing protein codes for MTISWEEFIKDIAGKRGLSVEEEQMLLARFPSADERVSERRVAGQFPCSEGTVKKTMGDIYSKFAGVCTDLVNREGAGKNLILHNFLRQEYRSGGGSLIWRKPGEIGYSEEFKALIIEKIKQFCGREFVFAEFDRFMEKYDKGYFTVIGDAGMGKTALSAKLVSERHYLHHFNILNENRNTSDFFLRTMRQQLIRQYELVDAETDNLPTLLEKARQKLPTGQSLILVVDALDEVNQEPGGNLLNLPMNLPEGVYFFLTRRPYTIQNKRLTVSPEVPCSELDLREEKYMQFSEKDIKAYIRLVLQDQEFAERLQGWIAERNTTTDEFVKQIAAKSENNFMYLRYLLPAIAEGQYNDLQLAELPQGLDGYYQTHWQRMGMESEPQKFMVIILFILTEVGTPIPCDMIAKIAKQDEVEVENVLERWIEYLRIQHKDGECCYSIYHASFLRFLENQRELKHSRELFREVNQRIDDYLEEEME; via the coding sequence ATGACAATAAGTTGGGAAGAGTTTATCAAAGATATTGCTGGCAAGCGCGGGTTATCTGTTGAGGAAGAACAGATGTTATTGGCGCGATTTCCGAGTGCAGATGAACGTGTAAGCGAACGGCGAGTTGCCGGACAATTTCCTTGTTCTGAGGGAACAGTTAAGAAGACAATGGGAGATATTTACTCTAAATTTGCAGGAGTTTGTACTGACTTAGTTAATCGCGAGGGGGCTGGAAAGAATCTTATCTTGCATAATTTTCTCCGGCAGGAATATCGCAGTGGCGGTGGTTCTTTGATTTGGAGGAAGCCAGGAGAAATAGGGTACTCGGAGGAATTTAAGGCGCTGATTATAGAGAAGATTAAACAGTTTTGCGGGCGCGAGTTCGTCTTTGCCGAATTTGACCGGTTTATGGAAAAGTACGATAAAGGATATTTTACCGTTATTGGCGATGCGGGTATGGGGAAAACGGCTCTCTCGGCCAAATTAGTATCGGAGCGCCACTATCTTCATCACTTTAATATTTTGAATGAGAACCGCAACACCTCAGACTTTTTTCTGCGGACGATGCGCCAGCAGTTAATACGGCAGTATGAGTTAGTCGATGCGGAAACGGATAATTTGCCGACGTTGTTGGAAAAAGCGAGGCAGAAACTTCCCACCGGACAGTCGCTGATTTTAGTCGTTGATGCCTTGGATGAAGTGAATCAGGAGCCAGGGGGAAACTTATTAAATTTACCGATGAATTTGCCAGAAGGGGTTTATTTTTTCTTGACGCGCCGACCCTATACCATACAGAATAAGCGCTTAACAGTTTCCCCGGAAGTTCCCTGTTCTGAGTTGGACTTGCGGGAAGAGAAATACATGCAATTTAGCGAAAAGGATATTAAAGCTTATATTCGTTTAGTGTTGCAAGACCAGGAGTTTGCGGAAAGGTTGCAGGGTTGGATTGCAGAGCGCAACACGACAACGGACGAGTTTGTGAAGCAGATAGCCGCGAAAAGCGAGAATAACTTTATGTATTTGCGCTATCTGTTACCGGCTATTGCCGAGGGTCAATATAATGATTTGCAGTTGGCTGAGTTACCCCAGGGTTTAGATGGGTATTATCAAACCCACTGGCAGCGCATGGGGATGGAGTCGGAGCCGCAGAAGTTTATGGTGATTATTCTGTTTATTCTCACGGAAGTTGGGACACCTATTCCTTGTGATATGATTGCCAAAATTGCCAAGCAAGATGAAGTAGAAGTCGAGAACGTTTTAGAGCGTTGGATTGAATATTTAAGAATCCAGCATAAAGATGGGGAGTGTTGCTACAGCATCTATCATGCCAGTTTCCTCAGATTTCTGGAGAACCAGAGAGAGTTGAAACACAGTCGCGAGTTATTTCGGGAAGTCAATCAACGCATTGATGATTATCTGGAAGAGGAAATGGAATAA
- a CDS encoding magnesium chelatase subunit H, with protein MEGQYQSALTQAAQSINRNANNDRIGVELSGYLIEELRNPENYEEFERDMETANIFIGSLVFIEDLADKIVATVTPHRDRLDAAVVFPSMPQVMRLNKLGSFSMAQLGQSKSAIASFMKKRKEASGSSFQDGMLKLLRTLPKVLKYMPIDKAQDARNFMLSFQYWLGGSPENLSNFLLMLADKYVLTGDKGHSSTAEIAPLQYNDPVVYPDMGIWHPLAPKMFEDRAEYLAWYRSRDDIPEDLKDPLAPCVGLVLQRTHLVTGDDAHYVALVQELESRGARVLGVFAGGLDFSKPVDAYFWDTNSETPVVDTVISLTGFALVGGPARQDHPKAVESLRRLNRPYMVALPLVFQTTEEWEASELGLHPVQVALQIAIPELDGAIEPIILSGRDGATGKAIALQDRIESVASRAMKWANLRRKPKLEKKVAITVFSFPPDKGNVGTAAYLDVFGSIYEVVRALRDNGYDIGELPESPQAMMEAVIHDASAQYASPELNVAYRMSVQEYERLTPYSERLEENWGPPPGNLNSDGQNLLVYGKHFGNLFIGVQPTFGYEGDPMRLLFSRSASPHHGFAAYYTYLENIWGADAVLHFGTHGSLEFMPGKQMGMSGECYPDNLIGSIPNLYYYAANNPSEATIAKRRGYAATISYLTPPAENAGLYKGLAELSDLIGSYQQLKHTPRGEQIVLTIIEKCRQVNLDQDIVLPDTVGAGSATSDSSNQNVSEPAPTAGLSLEERDNLVGAVYNKLMEIESRLLPCGLHIVGKPPTATEAIATLVNIANIDRPEDGIESLPRIIARSIDQDIDRIYESSDRGILEDVELYNQIVQATRLAVTALVEEQTNAEGRVSLVSRLNFLNMGKKAPWVRALNDLGYTNLDTEALKTLMEYLEFCLEQVCADNELGGLLQALEGEYILPGPGGDPIRNPDVLPTGKNIHALDPQSIPTEAAIKSAKRVVDQLLQRHQMSNDGQLPETIATVLWGTDNIKTFGESLAQILWFVGAKPVPDALGRVNKLELISLEELGRPRIDVVVNCSGVFRDLFVNQMALMDKAVKMAAEADEPIEMNFVRKHAIAQAEEMGINLRQAASRIFSNASGSYASNVNLAVENSSWEEESELRDMYLNRKSFAFDADNPGIMKENRAVFESSLKSAEVTFQNLDSSEISLTDVSHYFDSDPTKVVSSLRKDGKQPAAYIADTTTAKGQVRSLSETVRLDARTKLLNPKWYEGMLSHGYEGVRELSKRLVNTSGWSATAGAVDNWVYEETNDTFIKDEAMCQRLLNLNPHSFRKVVSTLLEVNGRGYWETSEENLDRLRELYQEAEDRIEGVDV; from the coding sequence ATGGAGGGACAATACCAAAGTGCCCTCACTCAAGCCGCGCAAAGCATTAACCGCAATGCCAACAACGATCGCATTGGCGTGGAACTGAGCGGCTATTTAATTGAAGAACTGCGCAATCCCGAGAACTACGAAGAGTTCGAGCGAGATATGGAAACCGCCAATATCTTTATTGGCTCGCTCGTCTTTATCGAGGATTTAGCCGATAAGATTGTGGCGACCGTCACTCCCCATCGCGATCGCCTCGATGCGGCTGTGGTCTTTCCCTCCATGCCACAAGTGATGCGCCTGAACAAGCTGGGCAGCTTCAGCATGGCGCAGTTGGGGCAGTCGAAAAGCGCGATCGCCTCGTTCATGAAGAAGCGCAAAGAAGCCAGCGGTTCTTCGTTCCAAGATGGAATGCTGAAACTCTTGCGCACCCTGCCGAAAGTCCTGAAATACATGCCCATCGATAAAGCTCAGGACGCGCGCAACTTCATGCTCTCTTTCCAATATTGGTTGGGGGGTTCGCCAGAAAACTTGAGCAACTTCCTGTTGATGCTGGCGGACAAATACGTTCTTACTGGCGATAAAGGTCATTCTTCCACAGCAGAGATTGCTCCTCTGCAATACAACGATCCGGTGGTCTATCCCGATATGGGAATCTGGCATCCTCTCGCGCCGAAAATGTTTGAAGATCGAGCAGAATACTTGGCTTGGTATCGCAGTCGCGACGATATCCCAGAAGACCTGAAAGACCCCCTAGCTCCCTGCGTGGGTTTGGTGCTGCAACGGACGCACTTGGTGACTGGCGATGACGCTCACTATGTGGCTCTGGTGCAAGAGCTGGAATCGAGAGGAGCGAGAGTTCTTGGTGTCTTCGCGGGTGGTTTAGACTTCTCCAAACCGGTGGATGCTTACTTCTGGGATACCAACTCGGAAACTCCTGTGGTCGATACCGTCATCTCTCTGACTGGATTTGCTCTCGTCGGGGGGCCGGCGCGCCAAGACCACCCGAAAGCGGTAGAATCTCTACGACGGCTGAATCGTCCTTACATGGTGGCTCTGCCTTTGGTCTTCCAAACTACGGAAGAGTGGGAAGCTTCCGAGTTGGGACTGCACCCGGTACAAGTGGCTCTGCAAATTGCGATTCCGGAACTCGATGGGGCGATCGAACCGATTATTTTGTCGGGACGGGATGGCGCAACTGGGAAGGCGATCGCCCTGCAAGATAGAATTGAATCCGTTGCCAGTCGTGCCATGAAGTGGGCGAACCTGCGCCGCAAACCGAAACTGGAGAAAAAAGTCGCCATTACGGTCTTTAGTTTCCCTCCGGATAAAGGGAATGTGGGAACCGCCGCATACCTGGATGTATTTGGCAGTATCTACGAAGTGGTACGAGCATTGCGCGACAACGGTTACGATATTGGCGAACTGCCGGAATCTCCGCAAGCAATGATGGAAGCAGTAATTCACGATGCTTCTGCACAATATGCGTCTCCAGAGCTGAATGTGGCTTATCGCATGTCCGTGCAAGAATACGAGCGCCTTACTCCTTACTCCGAGCGCTTGGAAGAAAACTGGGGTCCCCCTCCTGGAAACTTGAATAGCGACGGACAAAACCTGCTGGTTTATGGTAAGCACTTCGGCAACCTGTTTATTGGGGTACAACCTACTTTCGGGTATGAAGGCGATCCCATGCGCTTGCTCTTCTCCCGTTCGGCTTCTCCCCACCACGGGTTTGCTGCTTACTATACCTATCTGGAGAATATCTGGGGAGCCGATGCGGTACTCCATTTCGGAACTCACGGTTCCCTCGAGTTCATGCCTGGTAAGCAAATGGGAATGTCCGGCGAGTGCTATCCAGATAATCTGATTGGTTCGATTCCCAACTTGTACTACTATGCGGCCAACAACCCTTCCGAAGCAACGATCGCCAAACGTCGCGGTTATGCTGCCACCATTTCTTACCTGACTCCTCCTGCTGAAAATGCCGGTTTGTACAAAGGATTGGCAGAACTGAGCGATTTGATTGGTTCTTATCAGCAACTGAAGCATACTCCCCGAGGCGAGCAAATCGTTCTGACGATTATCGAGAAATGCCGCCAAGTTAACCTCGACCAAGATATTGTTTTACCAGATACCGTAGGGGCGGGTTCTGCAACCTCTGACTCTTCCAACCAAAATGTCAGTGAACCCGCCCCTACAGCGGGCCTGTCTTTGGAAGAGCGCGATAACCTGGTGGGTGCGGTCTACAACAAGTTGATGGAGATTGAGTCGCGCTTGTTGCCTTGCGGTTTGCATATCGTCGGGAAACCGCCAACAGCGACGGAGGCGATCGCAACTCTCGTTAATATCGCCAATATCGATCGCCCGGAAGATGGCATCGAGTCCCTTCCTCGGATTATTGCTCGCAGCATCGACCAAGATATCGATCGCATCTACGAAAGTAGCGATCGCGGCATCCTGGAAGACGTGGAACTCTACAACCAAATCGTACAAGCGACTCGGTTGGCCGTCACCGCTCTAGTGGAAGAACAAACTAATGCTGAAGGTCGGGTATCTCTGGTCTCCCGGTTGAACTTCCTCAATATGGGTAAAAAAGCGCCTTGGGTGCGCGCGCTCAACGATCTCGGATATACCAATCTGGATACGGAAGCGCTGAAAACTCTGATGGAATATCTGGAGTTCTGCTTGGAGCAAGTCTGCGCGGATAACGAGTTGGGCGGCCTGTTGCAAGCTCTGGAAGGAGAATACATCCTTCCCGGCCCCGGAGGCGACCCCATCCGCAACCCGGATGTGCTGCCTACTGGTAAAAATATCCACGCTCTCGATCCCCAGTCTATTCCGACAGAAGCAGCGATTAAATCTGCCAAGCGCGTCGTAGACCAACTGCTGCAACGCCACCAGATGTCTAACGACGGTCAACTTCCGGAAACCATTGCAACGGTTCTCTGGGGAACGGATAACATCAAAACCTTTGGCGAATCTTTGGCGCAAATCCTCTGGTTTGTCGGTGCGAAACCGGTTCCTGACGCTCTCGGACGGGTGAATAAGCTAGAGTTGATTTCCTTAGAAGAGCTGGGACGGCCGCGTATCGATGTCGTCGTCAACTGCTCCGGTGTTTTCCGCGACTTGTTTGTCAACCAAATGGCGCTAATGGATAAAGCGGTGAAAATGGCCGCCGAAGCAGACGAACCTATTGAGATGAATTTTGTGCGGAAACATGCGATCGCGCAAGCTGAAGAAATGGGCATTAATCTCCGTCAAGCAGCCAGTCGCATCTTCTCTAATGCCAGCGGTTCCTATGCCTCCAACGTCAACTTAGCAGTAGAGAACTCCTCTTGGGAAGAAGAATCTGAGTTGCGCGATATGTATCTCAACCGCAAGTCTTTTGCCTTTGATGCCGATAATCCCGGAATCATGAAGGAAAATCGCGCAGTCTTCGAGTCTTCCTTGAAGTCCGCAGAAGTTACATTCCAAAACTTAGATTCTTCCGAGATTAGTTTAACTGACGTATCCCACTACTTCGACAGCGACCCCACCAAAGTGGTAAGTTCTTTGCGCAAAGATGGCAAACAACCGGCCGCTTATATCGCCGATACGACGACAGCGAAAGGTCAAGTGCGATCGCTGTCGGAAACCGTTCGTCTGGACGCGCGCACGAAACTGCTCAATCCCAAGTGGTATGAGGGAATGCTCTCCCACGGTTACGAAGGAGTGCGCGAGTTATCCAAGCGTCTGGTGAATACCTCCGGATGGAGCGCCACTGCAGGTGCGGTAGACAACTGGGTTTACGAAGAAACCAACGACACCTTCATTAAAGATGAAGCCATGTGTCAGCGCTTGCTCAATCTCAATCCCCATTCCTTCCGCAAAGTAGTCAGCACTCTACTGGAAGTGAATGGTCGCGGATATTGGGAAACGAGCGAAGAAAATCTGGATCGCCTGCGCGAGCTATACCAAGAAGCGGAAGACCGCATCGAAGGTGTAGACGTTTAG
- a CDS encoding Uma2 family endonuclease, translating to MVYKPPTLFIDDDSLYPESDGQPVGENTTQFRLIMMIQGGLDALFKDVEDVFVAGDLFWYPVQLTEEEISQQKKPSRQAPDIMVVFGVRKKDRPSYKQWEEDDIAPQVVFEIISPSNSKEEMNKKFEFYQTHGVEEYYAYNPKGNRLEGWLRSGDKLEKIAEMEGWTSPRLGVSFTTVSGELRLFARDGERLETYVDLAQDRDRQRLEKERERLDKELERQRANSERRRANVAESERDRERQEKEQAQDTVEKLRDRLRQLGVDPDSVE from the coding sequence ATGGTATACAAACCGCCAACCCTATTCATTGACGATGACTCCCTCTATCCAGAAAGTGACGGTCAGCCTGTGGGTGAGAATACAACACAGTTCCGCTTAATTATGATGATTCAAGGCGGACTCGATGCTTTGTTTAAAGATGTAGAAGATGTCTTTGTTGCCGGGGATTTATTCTGGTATCCCGTTCAGCTTACCGAAGAGGAGATCTCTCAGCAGAAAAAGCCTTCTCGACAAGCGCCTGACATAATGGTGGTATTTGGCGTCAGGAAGAAAGATCGTCCCTCTTATAAACAATGGGAAGAAGACGATATTGCGCCGCAAGTTGTTTTTGAGATTATTTCTCCAAGCAATAGTAAGGAGGAGATGAATAAGAAGTTTGAGTTTTATCAGACTCATGGTGTGGAAGAATATTATGCATATAACCCCAAGGGAAATCGTCTGGAAGGATGGCTCAGAAGCGGCGATAAATTAGAAAAGATTGCGGAAATGGAGGGATGGACGAGTCCGCGCTTGGGAGTAAGTTTTACTACAGTTTCGGGGGAACTACGGCTGTTTGCTCGGGATGGCGAGCGGTTAGAAACTTATGTGGATTTGGCGCAAGATCGCGATCGCCAACGCCTAGAAAAAGAGCGGGAACGCCTGGATAAGGAGCTGGAGCGCCAGCGTGCTAACAGCGAGCGACGTAGAGCCAATGTTGCTGAGTCAGAACGCGATCGCGAACGCCAGGAGAAGGAACAAGCACAAGATACAGTAGAAAAGTTGCGCGATCGCCTGCGACAATTAGGAGTCGATCCCGATAGTGTCGAGTAA
- the remA gene encoding extracellular matrix/biofilm regulator RemA, with amino-acid sequence MSIELINIGFGNIVNAQRAIAIVTPESAPIKRTISEARDRSQLIDATYGRRTRSVIIMDSGHIILSSIQPETICHRLTARKANP; translated from the coding sequence ATGAGTATTGAACTAATTAACATCGGCTTTGGGAATATTGTCAATGCCCAGCGAGCGATCGCTATCGTCACGCCAGAGTCGGCCCCAATTAAACGAACCATTAGTGAAGCTCGCGATCGCTCCCAGTTGATTGATGCGACCTACGGCCGGCGCACGCGCTCGGTTATTATTATGGATTCCGGTCATATCATTCTGTCTTCGATTCAGCCAGAAACTATATGCCATCGATTAACCGCTCGCAAAGCGAATCCATAA